Proteins found in one Candidatus Krumholzibacteriia bacterium genomic segment:
- a CDS encoding diacylglycerol kinase family protein, protein MFLEARLERALRDRLERLPAGLRPRLPRDERIVFIDNPRSGGGTYAAYAEWARQLYNFLGYDVRLLSTERPGHAAELAQRAAAEGATLIVVCSGDGGVRDSVAGLLALPEEKRPKLSVLPKGTANVLAKTFGLQVGPFPDFLHACFRQLYWARERPLDVGFLDDTAFACFAGFGFDADLIENVPERDKRLLKEWAYVFSGLRTLFGWNPAERRFRPYELPRMRVRGTDPEGRRLELYGYFVAVGNVRDYGSRLFPFMRNARPDDGLLDVVVVDTRDLLELLRIGQQVLARTHLRHPLVHSFQSREPLEVESLEHPVPMHVDCELLARESRCTLRLVPSALRILA, encoded by the coding sequence GTGTTCCTGGAGGCTCGACTCGAACGGGCGTTGCGCGACCGTCTCGAACGCCTGCCGGCTGGGCTCCGGCCGCGCTTGCCTCGGGACGAGCGCATCGTCTTCATCGACAACCCGAGGTCCGGTGGCGGCACGTACGCGGCGTACGCCGAGTGGGCGCGGCAGCTCTACAACTTCTTGGGTTACGACGTGCGGCTGCTGAGCACCGAACGTCCGGGCCACGCCGCGGAGCTGGCGCAGCGCGCTGCCGCAGAAGGCGCCACTCTCATCGTCGTCTGCTCCGGGGACGGCGGCGTCCGGGACAGCGTCGCCGGCCTCCTCGCACTCCCCGAGGAAAAACGGCCCAAGCTTTCGGTGCTGCCGAAGGGCACCGCCAACGTGCTCGCCAAGACCTTCGGTCTGCAAGTAGGACCGTTCCCCGACTTCCTGCATGCCTGTTTCCGCCAGCTGTACTGGGCGCGTGAGCGTCCGCTCGATGTGGGTTTCCTCGACGACACGGCCTTCGCCTGCTTCGCCGGCTTCGGCTTCGATGCCGATCTCATCGAGAACGTTCCCGAACGCGACAAGCGCTTGCTCAAAGAATGGGCTTACGTGTTCTCCGGGTTGCGTACCCTCTTCGGTTGGAACCCGGCGGAGCGGCGCTTCCGGCCCTACGAATTGCCGCGGATGCGTGTGCGCGGCACCGATCCCGAGGGGCGCCGGTTGGAGTTGTACGGCTACTTCGTCGCCGTGGGCAACGTGCGCGATTACGGCTCCCGCCTCTTCCCCTTCATGCGGAACGCCCGGCCCGACGACGGCCTCCTGGACGTGGTCGTGGTGGACACGCGGGATCTGCTCGAGCTGCTGCGCATCGGCCAGCAGGTGCTGGCGCGGACGCACCTGCGCCACCCCCTCGTCCATTCCTTCCAGAGCCGCGAACCCTTGGAAGTGGAATCCCTCGAGCATCCCGTGCCGATGCACGTGGACTGCGAGCTGCTGGCGCGAGAGAGCCGCTGCACGCTCCGCCTGGTCCCGTCGGCGCTCCGTATCCTCGCCTGA
- a CDS encoding DUF2203 family protein: protein MSKRIFTLKESRETLPRVQAITAAAVKEAEAVVRQLEAKPEGDARRGLEEQYDRILRAWGAAIMELGVEVKGMWLVDFDSGDGIYYCWHHPEATIEFFHDYSTGFSGRRPLGKLGVV, encoded by the coding sequence ATGAGCAAACGCATCTTCACCTTGAAGGAATCCCGGGAGACGCTGCCCCGGGTGCAGGCCATCACCGCTGCGGCGGTGAAGGAAGCCGAGGCGGTGGTCCGGCAGCTCGAAGCCAAGCCGGAAGGCGACGCCCGACGCGGGCTCGAAGAGCAATACGATCGCATCCTGCGCGCCTGGGGGGCGGCGATCATGGAGCTGGGAGTCGAGGTGAAAGGCATGTGGCTGGTGGATTTCGACAGCGGCGACGGCATCTACTACTGCTGGCACCACCCGGAAGCCACCATCGAGTTCTTCCACGACTACAGCACCGGCTTCTCCGGCCGCCGGCCGCTCGGCAAGCTCGGCGTCGTCTGA
- a CDS encoding DMT family transporter yields the protein MPRLKVYGALVLVQIIFGVHYFASKLVLEMMPPRAWAAIRILGGAGLLALYNLLFLRRLPNSRGDVGRLALYAVLGVVLNQVLFVEGLSRTSPSHSAIINSVIPVATLAFAILLGRERRTARRLAAIVVACASVLLLLRIENFRFEETWVRGDLLTLGNACSFSVFLVLSRNLLRRTHPLAATSWLLGFGAVGITMIGAQPLAQVSFAALPGSFWWLAAYIIVCATALAYFLNYYALQYVESSMVALFIYLQAPIAATLSFLHKGEAPTLRFLLAGAGIFAGIYLAVSGGGEDRLGKSAARRVASRRADAAAAAPAGAPSADRTAPSADGSAAKAAGRERP from the coding sequence GTGCCGCGGCTGAAAGTCTACGGGGCGCTGGTCCTGGTCCAGATCATCTTCGGCGTGCACTACTTCGCCTCCAAGCTCGTGCTCGAGATGATGCCGCCGCGGGCTTGGGCCGCGATCCGCATTCTCGGAGGCGCCGGCCTCCTTGCCCTCTACAATCTGCTCTTCCTGCGCCGTCTGCCGAACAGCCGGGGCGACGTGGGTCGTCTCGCCCTCTACGCCGTGCTCGGCGTGGTGCTCAATCAGGTACTGTTCGTGGAAGGCCTGTCGCGCACCTCGCCCTCGCACTCGGCCATCATCAACAGCGTCATCCCGGTCGCCACCCTCGCCTTCGCCATCCTCCTCGGCCGGGAGCGCCGCACCGCTCGGCGGCTGGCCGCCATCGTCGTGGCCTGTGCCAGCGTTCTACTGCTGCTCCGGATCGAGAACTTCCGCTTCGAAGAGACCTGGGTCCGGGGCGATCTGCTCACCCTGGGCAACGCTTGTTCCTTCTCCGTGTTCCTGGTGCTGTCGCGGAACTTGCTGCGGCGCACCCATCCGCTCGCCGCCACTTCCTGGCTCCTCGGCTTCGGGGCGGTGGGGATCACGATGATCGGGGCGCAGCCGCTCGCGCAGGTGAGTTTCGCGGCGCTGCCCGGGAGCTTCTGGTGGCTCGCGGCTTATATCATCGTCTGCGCCACGGCTCTCGCCTACTTCCTCAACTACTACGCGTTGCAGTACGTGGAGTCGTCGATGGTGGCGCTGTTCATCTACCTGCAGGCGCCCATCGCCGCGACGCTGTCGTTCCTCCACAAGGGTGAGGCGCCGACGCTGCGCTTTCTCCTGGCCGGAGCCGGGATTTTTGCCGGCATCTATCTCGCGGTATCGGGCGGTGGTGAGGACAGGCTGGGGAAGAGTGCGGCCCGACGGGTTGCGAGCAGGCGGGCTGACGCTGCCGCGGCAGCTCCGGCCGGAGCGCCGTCAGCGGACCGAACGGCGCCGAGCGCTGACGGCTCGGCGGCGAAGGCGGCAGGAAGAGAACGGCCATGA
- a CDS encoding FAD-binding oxidoreductase yields the protein MTLPEQAEVVICGAGIAGVAVAHQLTVHAGVRDVLLVDDRPPLTLTSDKSTEAYRNFWPGPDGAMIALMNRSLDLMEELARGTDNVFRLNRRGYLYATAVPARAAALERAATAAAAQGAGPLRVHDHADSGGYAPSPPEVFEHQPLGADLIVQRALLRRHFPYLTERAVAALHVRRCGWFSGQQLGMLLLERARTRGAVLAAARLEAVEVAGGRVHGVVLREGGRTQHLRTSCFVDAAGPHLVSVAALLGIELPVFCELHLKASFRDTRGAVPRAAPLLIWDDPQELEWSDEERELLAAQEESRGFLGLLPAGVHARPEGTMEGEQVLVLWPYHAQPVEPHFPLPEEPQFAEIALRGMATMLPGLRAYLDAVPRTFVDGGYYVKTRENRCLVGPLPVGGAYVLGALSGYGLMVACGAAELLGAHITGALLPEYAGAFTLSRYDDPAYRRLLEDWGPTGEL from the coding sequence ATGACGCTTCCGGAGCAGGCAGAGGTCGTCATCTGTGGTGCCGGGATCGCCGGCGTAGCCGTGGCGCACCAGCTCACTGTCCACGCCGGCGTGCGTGATGTTCTCCTCGTCGACGATAGGCCGCCACTCACCCTCACCAGTGACAAGTCCACCGAGGCTTATCGCAACTTCTGGCCCGGCCCCGACGGGGCGATGATCGCCCTCATGAATCGCAGCCTCGACTTGATGGAAGAGCTCGCCCGGGGGACCGACAACGTCTTCAGGTTGAACCGGCGCGGTTATCTCTACGCCACCGCCGTACCGGCGCGGGCCGCAGCGCTGGAGCGCGCCGCCACGGCTGCCGCCGCCCAGGGTGCTGGTCCGCTCCGCGTGCACGACCATGCCGATTCCGGCGGCTACGCACCTTCGCCGCCCGAGGTCTTCGAACATCAGCCTCTGGGTGCCGACCTCATCGTGCAGCGTGCGCTGCTGCGCCGGCACTTCCCGTATCTCACCGAGCGCGCCGTGGCTGCCCTACATGTGCGACGCTGCGGCTGGTTCAGCGGCCAACAGCTCGGCATGCTGCTCTTGGAACGGGCGCGTACTCGCGGTGCTGTGCTCGCGGCGGCACGTCTCGAAGCCGTGGAGGTCGCCGGCGGACGTGTGCACGGGGTCGTGCTCCGGGAAGGGGGGCGCACGCAGCACCTGCGCACCAGCTGTTTCGTCGACGCGGCAGGACCGCACTTGGTGTCGGTGGCAGCCCTGCTCGGTATCGAGTTGCCGGTGTTCTGCGAGCTCCACCTGAAGGCATCGTTCCGGGATACGCGAGGTGCCGTTCCCCGCGCCGCGCCGCTCCTCATCTGGGACGACCCGCAAGAGTTGGAATGGTCCGACGAAGAGCGAGAGCTGCTCGCAGCCCAGGAAGAGAGTCGCGGTTTCCTGGGTCTTCTCCCCGCCGGTGTCCACGCCCGACCGGAGGGAACCATGGAAGGCGAACAGGTCCTCGTGCTCTGGCCGTACCATGCGCAGCCGGTGGAGCCGCACTTCCCGCTCCCCGAGGAGCCTCAGTTCGCCGAGATCGCCTTGCGCGGCATGGCCACCATGCTGCCCGGGCTGCGGGCCTATCTCGATGCCGTGCCACGCACCTTCGTCGATGGCGGTTACTACGTGAAGACGCGAGAGAACCGTTGTCTCGTCGGGCCTCTACCGGTCGGTGGCGCTTACGTGCTGGGTGCGCTCTCCGGCTACGGCTTGATGGTGGCCTGCGGGGCGGCGGAGTTGCTCGGAGCCCACATCACCGGCGCACTGCTGCCTGAATACGCCGGCGCCTTCACGCTCTCGCGCTACGACGACCCCGCCTATCGGCGGCTCCTCGAGGACTGGGGGCCGACGGGGGAACTCTAG
- a CDS encoding GNAT family N-acetyltransferase, with protein sequence MSELLVSATEHQTRLCQNLHDLPLGRASWSRLHKQSETRSIFLTWDWLSTWWECYGADAELYTFAVLRNDELVGIAPLQLRRDDGLRVVEFLGTGLSDYADVIAAAENKPWVIATIFEALVRRRDRWDVLRLQNIPSASATMPLLEQQAQPEGWVVRKQSAGACPALSLEKSRTFAETCARKRSLVRHTRYFEHLAPLAFSHVLDSDEVADLLPHFFEQHRDRRFMAGDRSLFDDMRNRRFFERVSQTLLESGWLRFSALRWRDELLAFHFGFLYDRVFTWYMPSFNVDYARYSPGEVMLKRLLEDALAADAREFDFALGQTAHKERFANVKRENVSLEIVQPRAHEVVRPGPPGETTAAAKARQRRARWGRTHRFLWRAQPLPPVPSEFRVQWARYSQIKAMVRQEGVKSDMLIAALARMRHGERAVVALWQERPIALLWLVRDPEHELAAQGFDVSLPQGAAFTSDSSLASDLQGSPRRETLMPALQTFLAAEGVSSLYGVTFPGGPVPLPERCGGTVEPVARRTTVGLLLGRFSYQKSNLPKAD encoded by the coding sequence ATGTCGGAGCTTCTCGTTTCGGCGACGGAACATCAGACGCGCTTGTGCCAGAACCTGCACGACCTGCCGCTGGGGCGGGCGTCGTGGAGCCGTCTGCACAAGCAGAGCGAGACGCGCAGCATCTTCCTCACCTGGGATTGGCTCTCCACCTGGTGGGAGTGCTATGGCGCCGACGCCGAGTTGTACACGTTCGCCGTGCTGCGCAACGATGAACTGGTGGGGATCGCGCCTCTGCAGCTCCGCCGTGACGACGGCCTCCGGGTGGTGGAGTTCCTCGGCACCGGCTTGTCGGATTACGCCGACGTCATCGCCGCCGCCGAAAACAAACCCTGGGTGATCGCCACGATCTTCGAGGCGCTCGTGCGCCGCCGCGATCGCTGGGACGTCCTGCGGCTGCAGAACATCCCGTCGGCGAGCGCCACCATGCCGCTCCTGGAGCAACAAGCGCAACCGGAAGGCTGGGTGGTGCGCAAGCAGAGCGCCGGCGCCTGCCCGGCGCTGTCCTTGGAAAAGAGCCGTACCTTCGCCGAAACCTGCGCCCGCAAGCGCAGCCTGGTACGCCACACCCGCTACTTCGAGCACTTGGCCCCCCTGGCCTTCTCGCACGTGCTCGACAGCGACGAGGTCGCCGACCTGCTACCCCACTTCTTCGAGCAGCACCGGGACCGGCGCTTCATGGCGGGCGACCGCAGCCTCTTCGACGACATGCGCAACCGGCGCTTCTTCGAGCGCGTCTCCCAGACACTCCTCGAATCGGGATGGCTGCGCTTCTCGGCCCTGCGCTGGCGCGATGAGCTCCTCGCTTTCCACTTCGGCTTCCTCTACGACCGCGTCTTCACCTGGTACATGCCGAGCTTCAACGTCGACTACGCCCGCTATTCGCCGGGCGAGGTGATGCTGAAGCGGCTGCTCGAGGACGCCCTCGCCGCCGACGCGCGGGAGTTCGACTTCGCCCTGGGGCAGACGGCGCACAAGGAGCGCTTCGCCAACGTCAAGCGCGAGAACGTGTCGCTGGAGATCGTGCAGCCCCGGGCCCACGAGGTCGTGCGTCCGGGCCCGCCCGGCGAGACCACAGCGGCGGCGAAGGCACGCCAGCGCCGCGCGCGCTGGGGACGCACGCACCGGTTCCTCTGGCGGGCGCAGCCCTTGCCCCCGGTGCCCTCGGAATTCCGCGTGCAGTGGGCGCGCTATTCGCAGATCAAGGCCATGGTGCGCCAGGAGGGCGTGAAGTCGGACATGCTGATCGCGGCGCTGGCGCGGATGCGCCACGGGGAGCGCGCCGTCGTCGCCCTCTGGCAAGAGCGTCCCATCGCGCTTCTCTGGCTGGTGCGCGATCCCGAGCACGAGCTCGCGGCCCAGGGTTTCGATGTCTCCCTGCCCCAGGGCGCCGCCTTCACCAGCGATTCCAGCCTGGCCTCGGATCTGCAAGGATCGCCGCGGCGCGAAACCCTCATGCCGGCGTTGCAGACCTTCCTGGCCGCCGAGGGCGTCTCCTCGCTCTACGGCGTCACCTTCCCGGGCGGCCCGGTGCCGCTCCCCGAGCGCTGCGGCGGCACCGTCGAGCCAGTGGCCCGGCGCACCACGGTGGGTCTCCTCCTCGGCCGCTTCTCCTACCAGAAGAGCAACCTGCCCAAAGCGGACTGA
- a CDS encoding panthothenate synthetase: MRMLLTVRIPHEPFNSKVRDGSAGATINKILEATKPEAVYFTEQNGTRGAILVIHIENPSQVPSFAEPWFLSFDADCEFRIAMRPEDLKEAGLDGLGKKWS; encoded by the coding sequence GTGCGTATGCTGCTCACGGTTCGTATTCCGCACGAACCGTTCAACTCCAAGGTCAGAGACGGAAGCGCCGGCGCGACGATCAACAAGATTCTCGAGGCCACCAAGCCCGAAGCTGTCTACTTCACCGAACAGAACGGAACGCGGGGAGCGATTCTCGTCATTCACATCGAGAACCCTTCGCAAGTTCCGTCCTTCGCCGAACCGTGGTTCCTCAGCTTCGACGCAGACTGCGAGTTCAGAATCGCAATGCGTCCCGAAGACCTCAAGGAAGCCGGTCTCGACGGACTCGGGAAGAAGTGGAGCTAG
- a CDS encoding AsmA-like C-terminal region-containing protein, translating into MRRKRLLIIPAVLVLALVALFLGLRAAFPPERLLALAEPRLEAALGRPVEIGSARLDLMPLAARLEAVRIGARPGFASPHVVELDAMQLELGFLALLRRQLEVRSLVLDGLRLFLEQDEQGQWNFATDRAPGTPSAPAAPAKAGTPMALQIRKLLLRDGALELRSAQSGFELQGPLAAELAMGLDRNLHDLRLQGWIESPALRARGPLGEFPALTVRLEPVLRADLGASSAHIDSLRLRLQDFVLQLEGEAALHDRKPELHLRTRSQEFELAEILELLPKERLPRLAGVEASGRARIDLRLDAPGTGKPHLEGDLALAGGRLQSREWPASISDLELTAKLHGDSLQIQHLEARIGEAPLSLQGEIVSLFAPENAAYSVQLRTRLDLATLAAVAATFAPKPPPYRLEGTLQADARLEGRLAGKSLPSLHGPLALEGVRIQTPQLRQPLELQARLVGAGATIQVEKLNLACGEARLAGSGTVQPALPPKRPRIALRGRAAALDLDALLPATATGTDTAAATRGKGTGSAKTLLPPLPPLDLELDLEAGVVQAQRTALRDARLQWKSEAQDFHLTLRAARLERDNFLLEDCQAELAGTPARARGHLQAKSGRLNKIRAAALQSDLHLDGTTLELPNLTAQTYDGKLGGSMKVDLATPAAPRQELVVEMDKVQLGGLLEDFFRAGSLVEGTLDGTSSWNVTGAGAAAMRQQLTGKGQGLAVNGRFKELPILKQLGAVLGLPSLSNLSYRQVGFSFAVESGQVKLPSLKLQGNDADATVEGKIGLDGGLDLALGVQLSSALTQQALRAPATRGLGSLFTDSAGRLVLDFDIDGTLRAPKVRPDLQATARRTGLQALGAQQIQRLLGNVATEEAKKKLGRSLQEAVKGILPPPPAPAPTPPDTTRKP; encoded by the coding sequence ATGAGAAGGAAGCGCCTCCTCATCATCCCTGCCGTCCTCGTGCTCGCGCTCGTCGCCCTCTTCCTCGGGTTGCGCGCGGCCTTCCCTCCGGAGCGCCTGCTCGCCCTCGCCGAGCCTCGTCTCGAAGCAGCACTGGGACGGCCGGTGGAGATCGGCAGTGCCCGGCTCGACCTGATGCCGCTCGCTGCCCGCCTCGAGGCCGTGCGCATCGGGGCGCGACCCGGTTTCGCCTCGCCGCATGTGGTCGAGCTCGACGCCATGCAGCTCGAGCTCGGCTTCCTGGCGCTCCTCCGCCGCCAGCTCGAGGTGAGGTCCCTCGTGCTCGACGGACTGCGTCTCTTCTTGGAACAGGATGAGCAGGGGCAGTGGAACTTCGCCACCGATCGTGCCCCCGGCACGCCGAGCGCACCGGCAGCACCGGCCAAGGCGGGGACGCCGATGGCGTTGCAGATCCGCAAGCTCTTGTTGCGAGACGGTGCCCTGGAGCTGCGGAGCGCGCAAAGTGGCTTCGAGTTACAGGGGCCGCTCGCCGCTGAGCTCGCCATGGGCCTGGACCGCAACCTTCACGACCTCCGTCTCCAGGGCTGGATCGAGAGCCCGGCACTCCGGGCCCGCGGTCCCCTCGGTGAGTTCCCCGCGCTCACCGTGCGGCTTGAACCGGTGCTGCGCGCCGACCTCGGGGCTTCGAGCGCCCACATCGACAGCTTGCGCCTTCGCCTCCAGGACTTCGTCTTGCAGCTGGAAGGTGAAGCGGCGCTCCACGATCGCAAACCAGAGCTGCACTTGCGCACGCGTTCCCAGGAGTTCGAGCTGGCCGAGATCCTCGAGCTCTTGCCCAAGGAACGGCTGCCGCGCCTGGCCGGGGTGGAGGCATCAGGTCGCGCCCGGATCGACCTCCGTCTCGATGCTCCGGGAACGGGCAAGCCACACCTCGAGGGTGATCTCGCCCTCGCCGGCGGCCGGCTGCAGTCGCGAGAGTGGCCGGCCTCCATCAGCGACCTGGAGCTCACAGCGAAGCTGCACGGCGATTCGCTGCAGATCCAACATCTCGAAGCCCGGATCGGCGAGGCGCCCCTAAGTCTTCAGGGTGAAATCGTCTCGCTCTTCGCCCCAGAGAACGCCGCGTACTCCGTACAACTGCGTACCCGGCTCGATCTCGCAACGCTCGCCGCAGTGGCCGCGACCTTCGCGCCCAAGCCGCCGCCATACCGCCTCGAGGGGACGCTGCAAGCCGACGCGCGCCTCGAAGGTAGGCTGGCCGGCAAGTCCCTGCCCTCCCTCCACGGCCCGCTAGCGCTCGAAGGCGTGCGGATCCAAACGCCCCAGCTTCGGCAGCCGCTCGAGCTCCAAGCGCGGCTCGTGGGCGCGGGCGCCACGATCCAGGTGGAAAAACTGAACCTCGCCTGCGGCGAGGCGCGCCTCGCCGGCTCCGGCACGGTACAGCCGGCGCTGCCGCCCAAGCGGCCGCGGATCGCCTTGCGCGGTCGAGCCGCGGCGCTCGACTTGGATGCTCTGCTCCCTGCAACGGCCACTGGCACCGACACGGCCGCCGCCACCCGCGGCAAGGGGACGGGAAGCGCCAAGACGCTGCTTCCGCCGCTGCCACCTCTCGATCTCGAGCTCGACCTCGAAGCCGGCGTGGTGCAGGCGCAACGCACTGCCCTCCGCGACGCCCGCCTGCAATGGAAGAGCGAAGCTCAAGATTTCCACCTCACACTCCGCGCCGCCCGGCTCGAGCGCGACAATTTCCTCCTCGAAGATTGCCAGGCCGAGCTCGCCGGCACGCCGGCACGGGCCCGCGGCCACTTGCAGGCGAAGAGCGGCCGGCTCAACAAGATCCGTGCTGCTGCACTGCAGAGCGATCTGCACCTCGATGGCACGACGCTGGAGCTGCCGAATCTCACCGCCCAGACGTACGACGGCAAACTCGGCGGCAGCATGAAGGTGGATCTCGCCACCCCCGCAGCACCGCGGCAGGAGCTCGTCGTCGAGATGGACAAGGTGCAGCTCGGTGGACTGCTCGAAGACTTTTTCCGCGCTGGCAGCCTGGTGGAAGGAACCTTGGACGGCACTTCGTCCTGGAATGTCACTGGCGCTGGTGCGGCAGCGATGCGCCAACAGTTGACCGGCAAGGGGCAAGGCCTGGCGGTGAACGGCCGCTTCAAGGAACTTCCGATCCTCAAACAGCTCGGCGCCGTCCTCGGCTTGCCGAGCCTGTCCAACTTGAGTTACCGCCAGGTCGGCTTCTCCTTCGCCGTCGAGTCGGGACAGGTCAAGCTGCCTTCACTGAAGCTGCAGGGCAACGATGCCGATGCGACAGTCGAGGGGAAGATCGGCCTCGATGGCGGGCTCGATCTCGCCCTCGGCGTGCAGCTCTCCTCGGCCCTCACCCAGCAGGCGTTGCGGGCGCCCGCGACGCGAGGCCTGGGCTCGCTGTTCACCGATAGCGCCGGCCGCCTCGTGCTCGACTTCGACATCGATGGCACGCTCCGCGCTCCGAAGGTGCGACCGGATCTGCAGGCCACGGCGCGGCGCACCGGTCTGCAGGCGTTGGGGGCGCAGCAGATCCAGCGGCTCCTCGGCAACGTGGCGACCGAGGAAGCGAAGAAGAAGCTCGGACGCTCACTCCAGGAGGCGGTGAAGGGGATCCTGCCGCCTCCGCCCGCACCGGCACCCACCCCGCCGGATACGACACGCAAACCTTAG
- a CDS encoding aminopeptidase P N-terminal domain-containing protein → MAEPQDLLSRTAERRLRLMEALQSGAILVPAARLRLRSADSEYTFRQDSDFYYLTGFEEPDAVCLLLPGRTAARYVLFVRPKNRDAEIWNGRRVGVDNAQRLYGADAAYSVEELEARLPELLSDVDTLYYAWGRDAVLDRLVQRLVDDHRRTRARRGHGIVQLQDPGTVLHEMRLVKDAYELERMRAAVAATAAGHLRAMRETRPGMREYEVEALIEYEFRRRGARGPAYGTIVGGGDNANILHYRDNNSVLREGDLLLVDAGAEADLYAADITRTFPVGASFSSEQRALYAVVLEAQKQAIDTVRPGGSFEAPHERAVQVLCAGLVELGLAEGPAERVRESSDYRKFYMHRTSHWLGLDVHDVGLYAVEGGARSFAPGMVLTVEPGLYVAADLEGVPPGFRGIGVRIEDDVLVTQGGHEVLTAAVPKEIEALEALRAGALASA, encoded by the coding sequence TTGGCGGAACCCCAGGACCTCCTCAGTCGGACTGCAGAGCGCCGCCTCCGACTGATGGAGGCGCTGCAGAGCGGCGCCATCCTCGTTCCCGCCGCGCGGTTGCGGCTGCGCAGCGCCGACTCGGAATACACCTTCCGGCAGGACAGCGACTTCTACTACCTCACCGGTTTCGAGGAGCCCGACGCCGTCTGCCTCCTGCTCCCCGGGCGAACGGCCGCGCGCTACGTTCTTTTCGTTCGCCCGAAGAACCGCGACGCCGAGATCTGGAACGGCCGCCGTGTGGGGGTGGACAACGCCCAACGTCTTTATGGCGCCGACGCCGCCTACTCCGTGGAGGAGCTGGAAGCGCGCCTTCCGGAGCTGCTCAGCGACGTCGACACGCTGTATTACGCCTGGGGACGCGACGCCGTCCTGGACCGGCTCGTCCAGCGCCTCGTCGACGACCACCGTCGCACCCGGGCGCGACGCGGGCACGGCATCGTGCAGCTGCAGGACCCGGGCACGGTGCTGCACGAGATGCGCTTGGTGAAGGACGCCTACGAGCTCGAACGCATGCGTGCCGCGGTGGCCGCCACGGCGGCGGGCCACCTCCGCGCCATGCGCGAGACCCGCCCAGGCATGCGGGAGTACGAGGTGGAAGCCCTGATCGAGTACGAGTTCCGCCGGCGCGGCGCCCGCGGTCCCGCCTACGGCACCATCGTGGGCGGTGGCGACAACGCCAACATCTTGCACTACCGCGACAACAACTCCGTGCTTCGCGAAGGCGATCTCCTGTTGGTGGACGCCGGCGCCGAGGCCGATCTCTACGCCGCCGACATCACCCGCACCTTCCCGGTGGGAGCCTCGTTCAGCAGCGAGCAACGCGCCCTCTACGCCGTGGTCCTGGAAGCGCAGAAGCAGGCCATCGATACGGTGCGCCCGGGCGGTTCCTTCGAAGCTCCCCACGAGCGCGCCGTTCAGGTGCTCTGCGCGGGGCTGGTGGAGTTGGGCCTCGCCGAGGGCCCGGCGGAGCGGGTGCGGGAATCGAGCGACTACCGCAAGTTCTACATGCACCGCACCAGCCATTGGCTGGGACTGGACGTCCACGATGTGGGTCTCTACGCCGTCGAAGGCGGCGCCCGCAGCTTCGCCCCGGGGATGGTTCTCACCGTGGAGCCCGGTCTCTACGTCGCCGCCGACCTCGAAGGGGTGCCGCCGGGTTTCCGCGGCATCGGCGTGCGCATCGAGGACGACGTGCTCGTCACCCAAGGTGGGCACGAGGTGCTGACCGCAGCGGTTCCCAAGGAGATCGAGGCCCTGGAGGCCCTGCGTGCCGGTGCTCTGGCGAGCGCTTGA
- a CDS encoding pyridoxamine 5'-phosphate oxidase family protein — protein sequence MTDVETAKLPAALRPVLDNGIPAVIVTCSTAGVPNATIISQVYYVDESHVALSFQFFNKTIRNVRENPRAAVMLADVAAAANWVLALEFERSEKAGPIFEAMDIHIEAIASSTGMSGIFKLQAADVYRVRSVRHVPFHP from the coding sequence GTGACCGACGTGGAAACCGCGAAGCTGCCCGCTGCGCTCCGGCCCGTCCTCGACAATGGCATCCCGGCCGTGATCGTCACCTGCTCCACCGCTGGCGTCCCGAACGCGACCATCATCTCGCAGGTCTACTACGTGGACGAGTCGCACGTCGCACTTTCCTTCCAGTTCTTCAACAAGACCATCCGCAACGTGCGCGAGAATCCGCGCGCCGCGGTGATGCTGGCCGACGTCGCCGCCGCCGCGAACTGGGTCCTGGCTCTCGAGTTCGAGCGTTCCGAGAAAGCGGGGCCGATCTTCGAGGCCATGGACATCCACATCGAGGCCATCGCCTCGTCCACGGGGATGTCCGGCATCTTCAAGCTGCAGGCCGCGGACGTGTACCGCGTCCGCTCCGTTCGCCACGTGCCCTTCCATCCCTGA